The genomic interval caCGCACGACGAGCCGCTGGCAGGAGCACCAGTGCGGCGGACGATTAAAACGACGTTCCTGGGGATTTTTGTCCAAGGCCGACGAGTGAGCGACATATCGAATCAACACAAGTCACGtacaccatctcctctcctaCACAAAAGTGTTTTCTATTCATTTCAAAAATCCCCCAGGAGGACTCTTCATCGCCGAAAGTCTGCAGGCCATTTCAAGTGCGACCAAGGAAAACCCCTATCCTCAAGTGTCCATCTCAAACCTAATTCTCAATCAAATCTATTGTTTTATCGCTTCCGCTTTAATCCATCATGAAGATCACCGAGAAGCTGCAGAaggctgaaaaggaaggtCGACCCTTCTGGAGCTTTGaattcttccctccccGAACCGCTCAGGTAAGTTAAGGCTCGATGGACTTCTATTGCGCTCGAACATGTGCTCGGCATCGTCGCAAAGCTAACGTCGCCCAGGGTTTGCAAAACCTCTATGACAGGATCGAGCGTATGAGGGACCTTGGTCCTGAGTTTATTGACATCACTTGGTTCGTTCTTCGTCAAGGTAGCTGAAAGAATTAACAGCTGATGTCTATTTCAGGGGCGCCGGTGGAAAGAACGCCGATCTTACCAACTCTCTTGTCCAGGTCTGCCAGGCAACCATTGGCATCGAAACTTGCATGCACCTTTGCTGTACCGAGAGTGCGTATCACTTCCGTCATTCCCTGTCTTGACTGACTTTTCATAGTGCccaaggaaaaggtcgaATGGGCTCTCAGGGAAGCTAAATCTCATGGGTGTCAGAACATCCTTGCCCTCCGTGGCGACCCTGTGGCCGGCACATCTACGTGGGAGCCTACTCCTGGTGGATTCATGAACGCCGTCGACCTCGTCCGATACATTCATGAGCATTACCCCGGAGATTTCTGCGTTGCCGTTGCCGGATTTCCTCAAGGACATCCAGAGACTCCCGACACTCCCGAGGGCAGGGCGCAGGAGATGGAGTGGCTGAAAGCAAAGGTTGATGCAGGAGCCGAATTTATCTTTACTCAGATGTTCTACGATacttcaatcttctttgactGGGTTAAGCGCGTGAGGGAGGCTGGCATCAATGTTCCCATCATTCCTGGTATCATGCCTATTCAGAACTGGGAAAAGTTTGAGAAATGGGTTCAAAGGGAGAATATTATTGTGCCTTCTCATTTCTATGAGGCTCTTAACCCTGTTCGGGGAGACGATGAAAAGGTGCGACAGGTTGGAACGAAGCTGGTTGCCGATATGTGTAAGACAATCTTGGATAACAAGGAGGCTGGTATCAAGGGTTTGCACATCTACACATTGAACTTGGAAAAGGGAGCGAGAATGTTGTTGCGAGAACTTGGATTcgagggaaggagagaacaAATAGCGCCATTGCCATGGAGGCCAAGTTTGACTCCTAGCCGAAGAGAGGAGACCATCAGGCCAATCTTCTGGTGAGTGAACTGAGATTTAATGTCCGTGGGTACGCTAACGGCTGTAATAGGGCCAATCGGACCCGCTCTTAC from Cryptococcus neoformans var. neoformans B-3501A chromosome 9, whole genome shotgun sequence carries:
- a CDS encoding hypothetical protein (Match to EST gb|CF191694.1|CF191694; HMMPfam hit to MTHFR, Methylenetetrahydrofolate reductase, score: 446.0, E(): 4e-131); the encoded protein is MKITEKLQKAEKEGRPFWSFEFFPPRTAQGLQNLYDRIERMRDLGPEFIDITWGAGGKNADLTNSLVQVCQATIGIETCMHLCCTEMPKEKVEWALREAKSHGCQNILALRGDPVAGTSTWEPTPGGFMNAVDLVRYIHEHYPGDFCVAVAGFPQGHPETPDTPEGRAQEMEWLKAKVDAGAEFIFTQMFYDTSIFFDWVKRVREAGINVPIIPGIMPIQNWEKFEKWVQRENIIVPSHFYEALNPVRGDDEKVRQVGTKLVADMCKTILDNKEAGIKGLHIYTLNLEKGARMLLRELGFEGRREQIAPLPWRPSLTPSRREETIRPIFWANRTRSYLSRTADWDEFPNGRWGDSRSPAYGDLDGYPVSIGITAPDAYNLWGHPTTSSDLHALFARFCRGDLAKLPWSTQPPASETSLIIEQLAKMNELGYLTINSQPAVDGVRSDDKVHGWGPPGGYVYQKAYLEFFVSPDLLSPLIRRIEKDPRITYYAVNKQGDLRTNTHSESPNAVTWGVFPGKEIVQPTIVEAVSFIAWKDEAFELGLQWAHLYPAESPSRKLITDTMNTSYLVNIVANDFRDGMSIFEPFLLDQTTVRKVVEGVKGTVEGIVEGVKGVVGA